The following are from one region of the Siniperca chuatsi isolate FFG_IHB_CAS linkage group LG21, ASM2008510v1, whole genome shotgun sequence genome:
- the LOC122868488 gene encoding G2/M phase-specific E3 ubiquitin-protein ligase-like → MDQKGIDSWSTMQMIENAASLDALHECMMRHSTMLQTAGCLRHVATVEEKREIVSDYLQWYVIERNSSVIDRFREGLSTLEFLTALQQHPTLLAPALCHSEKQLTAFDLEILFKPGLSPSGSNRRLKESQTMGYWADYLLDCEEGQAAVSVEDVLMFATGLSSLPPSGLEPLPQIEFLDDSAFPMANTCTNSLKLPLLDSYTLFKSQMDFGIQNSPGFGCF, encoded by the exons ATGGACCAGAAGGGCATCGATTCTTGGTCTACAATGCAAATG attGAGAATGCTGCTTCATTGGATGCTCTGCACGAATGTATGATGAGACACAGCACAATGTTACAGACAGCAGGGTGTCTGAGACATGTGGCTACtgtggaagaaaagagagagattgtTTCAGACTACCTCCAATGGTATGTTATTGAACGGAACTCATCTGTAATTGACAG ATTCAGGGAGGGTCTTTCAACCCTGGAGTTTTTGACTGCACTACAGCAACACCCTACTTTGCTGGCCCCTGCCCTGTGCCACTCTGAAAAGCAACTCACTGCTTTTGACCTTGAGATACTCTTCAAACCTGGCCTTAGTCCTTCGGGGAGTAATCGAAGACTTAAAGAAAGTCAAACCATGGGCTACTGGGCCGACTATCTCCTTGATTGTGAAG aAGGCCAGGCTGCTGTGTCTGTGGaagatgttttgatgtttgctACTGGGCTGTCTTCACTTCCCCCATCTGGCTTGGAACCACTTCCACAAATAGAGTTCCTGGATGACTCTGCGTTCCCAATGGCAAATACATGTACAAACTCCTTGAAATTACCACTCCTAGACTCATACACTTTGTTTAAGTCACAAATGGACTTTGGAATTCAAAATAGTCCGGGATTTGGCTGTTTTTAA
- the LOC122868485 gene encoding uncharacterized protein LOC122868485, translating into MFCPFCGKHMSSLTRFCFSCGRCLEFLKDADQTETPDILHQCVQYFNEGHSYAVIVDMMSSLHGVNISLRTLKSKLNEAGLYRRKDYSSPNSVSNAIRLELRGPGQLFGYRTMWQVLKQKYNFRVKRDDVMNLLRELDPRGCESRTRRRFTRRTYHSMGPNYMWHADGYDKLKPFGLAISGCIDGFSHEVLWLECGPTNNNPTVIAHYFMSCVRNLGVIPMRLRTDCGTENGIMAAIQCMLRHHHSDYYSGASSHMYGSSTNNQRIESWWSIFRKGRSQFWMELFADLREAGYFNGSHEHQCLLRHCFGDVIQKDLDECVRLWNSHRIRPSRTAACPGGVPNELYYLPHRFGSRDCGFQIEQAELDALPEASLSMTPCGDPNMQEYLDFAMEHNQLQKPENWESASELYMKLKEMAQL; encoded by the exons ATGTTTTGCCCGTTTTGTGGCAAACACATGAGCAGCTTAACGCGGTTTTGCTTTTCGTGTGGTCGGTGTTTGGAGTTTCTAAAGGACGCGGACCAGACGGAAACACCAGACATACTTCATCAATGTGTTCAATATTTTAACGAGGGCCACTCGTACGCTGTAATCGTGGACATGATGTCAAGTCTACACGGTGTAAACATCAGCTTGAGGACTCTTAAAAGTAAACTGAACGAAGCCGGGTTGTACCGCAGAAAGGATTATTCCTCTCCAAACTCCGTGAGTAACGCCATCAGATTGGAACTTCGTGGACCTGGACAACTATTTGGCTACCGCACGATGTGGCAAGTACTTAAACAAAAGTACAATTTTCGAGTGAAGAGagatgatgtgatgaatttGCTCCGGGAGCTTGATCCTCGAGGGTGTGAGAGCAGAACACGCAGAAGGTTTACAAGAAGAACCTACCACTCAATGGGACCTAACTATATGTGGCATGCAGATGGCTATGATAAACTTAAGCCATTCGGTTTGGCCATATCGGGATGCATAGATGGATTTTCACATGAAGTACTGTGGCTTGAATGTGGACCAACAAATAATAACCCAACAGTGATTGCTCACTATTTCATGTCATGTGTGCGAAACCTCGGTGTCATCCCCATGAGACTGAGGACTGATTGCGGCACTGAGAACGGCATAATGGCTGCAATTCAATGTATGCTACGCCACCATCACAGTGACTACTACTCTGGTGCGTCCAGCCACATGTACGGCTCATCTACAAATAACCAGCGTATTGAGTCCTGGTGGTCTATATTTAGAAAGGGAAG GTCTCAGTTCTGGATGGAGTTATTTGCAGACCTTAGAGAAGCCGGATACTTCAACGGGAGTCATGAGCACCAGTGCCTATTGAGACATTGCTTTGGTGATGTTATTCAGAAGGACTTGGATGAGTGTGTGAGACTGTGGAACAGTCACAGGATTCGCCCTTCCAGAACAGCAGCATGTCCAGGAGGAGTGCCCAATGAACTCTACTACTTACCACACAG GTTTGGCTCCAGAGACTGCGGATTTCAAATTGAACAGGCTGAACTGGATGCCCTTCCTGAGGCTAGCTTGTCAATGACTCCTTGTGGGGACCCAAACATGCAGGAGTACTTGGACTTTGCCATGGAACACAATCAGTTACAGAAGCCAGAGAACTGGGAGTCTGCATCAGAACTGTACATGAAACTAAAAGAAATGGCTCAGCTATGA